The genomic segment GCTAACATGGATTTCTTGGCAAGTGGACCTGGCCCATAGGCTGTTTgttttgcaagcctgatgtaggctcttccattcagattgggtgatctgatgtcagctccactttggaaataattgggaaatgaagacatttttgaaTACCCTTTGCTGAATTGTGACTCTATCATTCAGAGACTTGTTAGGCATTTGAGCAGGGATTGCTTGTGACTGTTAGTAAGGCAAATTTCAGAATTTGGGACAAGAAGCTTGGTTTGGAGTTTTGTTTGCCACCATAAGTTGTACTcggtgtgtttccttgtctgacACCGGTTTTctgaaaaagatggaaatcttTCGTGTGTATCCTCGTgtgtagaaatggctttgaatgtgatgattttacctagaagggaaagatacttTTGAATGTGCTTGAAAAAGcatagaaagaaacaaacaaagaaaaaccccagagaaggaaaatttgATGAGGgatcagttttgggcccctcaggacaagaagggcaTTGAGTTGCcggagtgtgtccaaagaagggcagcgaagctggggaagggtctggagagcaggtcttatgaggagaggttgaggcaactggggttgtttggcgtggagaaggggaggctgaggggagaccttatcgctctctacaactacctgaaaggaggttgtagtgaggtgggggttggtctcttctcccagtcactagtgatagaacaagaggaaacggcttcaagctgcatcgggggaggtttagattggatactaggaaaaatgtcttcactgcaagagtggtcaggcattggaagaggctgcccagagagggggtggagtcaccatccctggaggtatttcaaagacgtgtagacgtggcacttgagggcatgatttaggagacatggtattgttgggttgacggttgcACTTGCTGATCCTAGAGAGtgtttccaaccttaatgatcctATGTTTCTATGTTTCTGTGACCATTTCACATGAAAGACATATCAGAACAGCAGCTGCAATAAGCTACTCCTTAACAGTGcacgtctgtgcctgcctgtgcatTGCCCGTCTGAAGGATGGCCACGGCATTAACACACAGTGTTTGAAGCGCCTGAAATTGATACCTATTAGACCGTCAATGTTTcgcttcttttctgtcattttaggaaatgacaacttaatgtttggggtgtcATAACTCCTTCTTGTCTTCATAGTCTGGGAAGCTGCTTGATCTTGGCTtcactgcttccatgcaaacgttgcagagctctgtttgttctgtccccttcATGCACCcctgatggcaaacttctctgcaccccGTGTGCCGTGGGCATAAGCAGGGCACGTTGCTGAGAACAGTTAATTGGAACGCAGTAAATGGAGACTATCATGCAGAGGCATGCAAGTAAAGATTAGAGTTGGCCTTTGCTAAGTTGGCATGTCAGAGGGAAGATTTcatgtgctcctcacagcaacaagcagcccagcctgtgatgcctgAGTGAGTGTAGAGTCAGGAACAAGCATTTACTGTTGATGGTGTCGATGTTGAAAGCAGGTAGGATTCTCCTTTTATTGCGTCTGTTACTTTCAGGAGGAGCAGTTAGACGcggtcttgtcagctgctgctcagacaggttctgtaggacttctgactggctgcattaaGCTTTGGACATGTAAAGGTAATACTTCTTATGTGGTTTTTACGTTGCATATTTTCTTAGTTtggaattcttgattcatttcttttttgttgtctttttttaaagagctgccaagttctgctgctaatttacagtttgcTCTTGACTGGACGTGGAGCAAAGTGATCTATACACAACACGAACTTGACGACATCTGTGAGTACTAGTGCAGTCACTCTGCAAACATGGAATCGTTCTTTCCAGCTGAGCTTATTCAGGAATCTGCTGGTAGATGGTCTTGCCCGCAGATCTTGAAGTGCACTTGGAAACTCTGACCTTGCTCTGTAGGCTAACGATTTCATACTTGCtcttgaaaaggtgttgcgctgtttgacggctcctgcagctccactgacccgcagagattacaggctctgcagcaccgccaGTTGCTTTTGAGCTCCCTAGGAAAGGTTTGTCATAGTTTTTGTAACTCTCTGGTATGTTTTATTAAGATTTGGAATGATGCTGGGGctgtaattgtggaaagaggagctgttgttggttttgctggTTGGCAGAAagtcagctgcagctgggagaaggggcTTAACTGGGAGAAGTTGGGGCTGCCACTTCCCAGGCGTTGGGTTCCGGGACAGAGTTTGTTGGGGAGCCCGTgcgagtgggtggggaggctgcgttcagcaaggagctgtgtaAGCAACTggcttgaaattacagcaagGGAATGTGGCACTGTGAAAAATGCTCCCTTTGACTGTTAGCTAGCAGTGCGtaattgcatgcaaatattggattgCAAATTACTAAAACCAGAAAGGAGGCCTAAATGAGTAACATGTAAAGTGAGTTGCGtgagtttctgtagctgtttctattaCAAATTGTTCTTGGCCtattgaggagaaaagagaatgtccctttgctagagtaaacatCTCTGCTGCGTGAAGAACTGATGTCTTACCCATGAGTGGATTTAACAGTTCaggctttacttttttttatttaaccttTAGAATCTTCTTCATTGTAGGGGTTGCTTGTGATTGTGGGCTTTTCCTTCAGATAAGGACGTGATAcggagtgaaaaatgcaaaggcaaagatttctaccgtgttatttttctactttctctctAGTGCGATGAGGGGagttttataaaaaaacaaTAGAAATTGCATACCAACAGTCCTCTCAggcttttttcatgttttgcagacttgacaaataagctggcggtgaccagcctcacagctttgtatgcacgagtggtcctctggttctgCTGGTCCCGCCTCCTGCCCGAGGGCTCAGGTAAGCCTAAACTGTCCTGCATCTGTAGCAGGAGGTGCTTCCTATGAACACGTGCTTAGCCATGGTTTTGTCAATGTTTCATCAATACCAAGTCGTGCtggttcagtgacagcagatgctgaagttctgctgctgaaattgagattGTCCTGGTTTTTTCAACTACGTAGCATAGAATAATGCCAGCAGTTTCTGCCTGGGATGTTTGTCAGAAATAGCAATAAGCCTCTGACTGAAGGAGTTGCTCATGTCCACAGCTTGAAATACCTGGGATTTTAAACAAGTAACTCTTACAGCACCAACACtggaatgcttgattttacagtaaaagcatgACCTGCCTGTTTCGAAATTTTCATTGATTGCTTAGAGAAAAAACTTCAGCTTGGAAATAGTTCACCATTTGGATGGGTGATAAATTCTATTGTCAGCCTGAATTGTCTAATGCATGTTCACCAGACATGTATAAAAACCCATTCCCTTTGAgaattgggggttttttaaataacgAACTTTGGCTGACACTCTGTGTTCTGGATGTTACATCAACTGTAAGCTTGAACTGGCACTTGAGACAAGCAGGACTTGAGCCTTGTGCCTtaggtctcttttagcaaaggcagaaagagggTTGGCTTCATTCAAAGTCGGAGGcttgcctgtgcttttgatgctgAGCTTGTATGTTCTTCTGTCTGTTTAGTCCAAAAGTGTaggttgaaaatgtgatatgacttctttaactcccttcttatttattgcctgtaggtgaTGAGATGCGTTTCTGTAGACCTTTCTACAATTCTCCTCTGATTCAGAGCTACTACGTGGCTCATCGACAGAAACTTGAGTGTTTATCAAGGTAAGACCTACAGGAAAGCTCTGGAACAGTTCCGCTGCAAATTCAGAAGTGGCAGCGAGTGGCTTTTCCATCAACAGTTGTATTTGCTACTGGAATGGAATGCCAATGGAACAATGCCATTGGAGGCGTTAGATTTGGGTTAGAGAATAGTCCTGGCATTCTGGTACTGTTACGTTTCCTCTGTTAGTCAGCAGGAGAGTGGCTGGTTTGGGCACTTAAAAAGCTTTGTTTACACTTCCTttgtattacaagtaatgcaacaaaaaagaaaacccaaaatctAAAAGGTCATTGCAACTTTTCCCTTAATAAGGGAGCTTTTAGGATGTCTATTTGGGACTCCTTTAACAATTCACTATGATCTAATGAACACCCTTTATCGGACTCAGAAATGTCTTTCCAGTCGATTTCAAGTCACGATCATgcctgtgtgtgtttgttcctttcttggactcgtgggagctttagctggttttgttttggctggaggaaatccGTGACACTGAGAGGCTGGAATTAGTGATTTCCTCTGTGCAAATCCTCGCtacgttttgttccagaggcaaatgggactctgactgcctgatggtcgatggg from the Phalacrocorax carbo unplaced genomic scaffold, bPhaCar2.1 SCAFFOLD_54, whole genome shotgun sequence genome contains:
- the LOC135311140 gene encoding protein ELYS-like, yielding MPGSLRPEESLQDCPYFALWSLDTVTSMTSPNHILDIVVQERSLNWTVPPSYPLPEQCFHPSTYKFDGTCLLSSGVVHMTCSGFRKEEEQLDAVLSAAAQTGSVGLLTGCIKLWTCKELPSSAANLQFALDWTWSKVIYTQHELDDICVALFDGSCSSTDPQRLQALQHRQLLLSSLGKVCHSFYLTNKLAVTSLTALYARVVLWFCWSRLLPEGSGDEMRFCRPFYNSPLIQSYYVAHRQKLECLSRGKWDSDCLMVDGMVSQLGEQVEELWRGDEGGTGKYPPPSLRHPHL